The following proteins are encoded in a genomic region of Brachypodium distachyon strain Bd21 chromosome 1, Brachypodium_distachyon_v3.0, whole genome shotgun sequence:
- the LOC100840258 gene encoding nucleolin 2, with protein MAAEEEQTPRAQANPDKSKKRKKPKKDKWGQPISAAAAHEPAVEQQQEQETREEPAAAAVAAGEEEEGGVESYECGKVVASGMPYTTTEAEIRELFERFGPIRSLQLSHFPDSGNFSGLAFVTFESDEVAMKSLELDGHKLGYRFMRVERCRITASSKRPKKSEFQTDPEKPDGCLSAYVGNLSWNVTEKDLRDFFKSSRIASVRFAIDKRTGDSRGFGHIDFEDDESLEKAVGMNQSELRGRPVKIAYAISNRG; from the exons AtggcggccgaggaggagcagaccCCGCGAGCCCAAGCCAACCCCGACAAGAGCAAGAAGCGGAAGAAGCCCAAGAAGGACAAGTGGGGGCAGCctatctccgccgccgccgcccacgagCCTGCGgtcgagcagcagcaggagcaggagacGCGGGAGGAGCCTgccgcagcggcggtggcggcgggggaggaggaggaggggggcgtGGAGAGCTATGAGTGCGGCAAGGTGGTGGCCAGCGGCATGCCGTACACGACCACCGAGGCCGAGATCCGGGAGCTGTTCGAGCGGTTCGGCCCCATCCGCTCGCTGCAGCTCTCCCACTTCCCGGACTCCGGCAACTTCAGTGGCCTCGCATTCGTCACCTTCGAG TCAGACGAAGTTGCCATGAAATCTCTTGAGCTCGATGGACACAAACT TGGTTACAGATTTATGAGGGTTGAAAGATGCAGGATAACTGCTAGCTCGAAGAGGCCAAAGAAGTCAGAGTTCCAAACTGATCCTGAGAAGCCTGATGGCTGCCTCTCAGCCTATGTTGGTAATCTCTCTTGGAACGTGACAGAGAAGGACTTGAGAGATTTCTTCAAATCATCAAGAATCGCGTCCGTAAGATTTGCCATCGACAAGAGGACCGGAGATTCCCGTGGTTTCGGTCATATTGACTTTGAGGACGACGAATCACTCGAGAAAGCTGTAGGGATGAATCAGTCTGAACTGCGGGGAAGACCTGTGAAGATTGCATATGCCATCAGTAACAGGGGCTGA
- the LOC100841167 gene encoding MADS-box transcription factor 50-like, translated as MQAGRLDRRGSIWDRSTKMVRGKTQLKRIENRASRQVTFSKRRGGLRKKAHELSVLCDVEVALIVFSPSGRLYEFASASMQKTLERYKASTKDKTSSPTAQQDIEKIKADAEGLSQKLEALEAYRRKFLGEKLEDDCSFEELNSLEVKMEKSLRSIRRMKTQVFEDQLAKLRQKEMTLRKENEDLRGKVTKGSENEDLQAKCKDVVDLTLVTSAPMIAAAAAAEEEEENPPEAQPELNKDAMDVETELFIGLPGRNRS; from the exons ATGCAGGCAGGCCGGCTCGATCGGAGAGGATCTATTTGGGATCGGTCGACGAAGATGGTGCGGGGGAAGACGCAGCTGAAGCGGATTGAGAACCGGGCGAGCCGGCAGGTGACCTTCTCCAAGCGCCGCGGCGGGCTGCGCAAGAAGGCGCACGAGCTCTCCGTCCTCTGCGATGTTGAGGTCGCCCTCATCGTCTTCTCCCCCAGCGGCCGCCTCTACGAGTTCGCCAGCGCCAG CATGCAGAAAACACTAGAACGTTATAAGGCATCCACAAAGGACAAAACTAGCAGCCCAACGGCACAGCAAGACATAGAG AAGATAAAAGCTGATGCTGAGGGCTTGTCACAGAAACTGGAAGCTCTTGAAGCCTACAGAAG GAAATTTTTGGGTGAAAAGTTGGAAGACGACTGTTCTTTTGAAGAGCTGAATAGTCTGGAGGTCAAGATGGAAAAGAGCCTTCGTAGCATCAGGAGAATGAAG ACTCAGGTGTTTGAAGATCAGCTCGCTAAGCTGAGACAGAAG GAGATGACGTTGCGCAAGGAGAACGAAGATCTAAGGGGCAAGGTGACCAAAGGCAGCGAAAACGAAGATCTTCAGGCCAAG TGCAAGGATGTGGTCGACCTTACGCTGGTGACCTCTGCTCCCATgatcgccgcggcggcggcggcggaggaggaggaggagaacccTCCTGAGGCTCAGCCGGAGCTGAACAAGGACGCCATGGACGTGGAGACGGAGCTGTTCATCGGACTGCCCGGCAGAAATCGCTCTTGA
- the LOC100839038 gene encoding protein FIZZY-RELATED 2: MEHHQQQPPPPSPMENNSKPPTPSSTPTSHLSTAPSSGLPSVPPPRPSPSSSSAPTTPGSRTIYSDRFIPSRTGSNLALFDLAAAPSPSSSQQAAASSSGSAAPAASPYCTLLRAALFGPDTPDRVTSSAAACSSSSPAGASPVGSPGSGNIFRFKAEVPRNAKRALFAGGDDEDLLFPGVFKAKGTGPRKIPRSPYKVLDAPALQDDFYLNLVDWSSHNVLTVGLGNCVYLWNACSSKVTKLCDLGVDDTVCSVGWAQRGTHLAVGTNQGKVQIWDASRCKRIRTMESHRMRVGALAWNSSLLSSGSRDKNILHHDIRAPDDYVSKLTGHKSEVCGLKWSYDNRQLASGGNDNRLFVWNQHSVQPVLKYTEHTAAVKAIAWSPHLHGLLASGGGTADRCIRFWNTTTNTHLSFMDTGSQVCNLVWSKNVNELVSTHGYSQNQIIVWRYPTMAKLATLTGHTYRVLYLAISPDGQTIVTGAGDETLRFWNVFPSPKSQSSDSLSSIGGTSFVRSYIR; this comes from the exons ATGgagcaccaccagcagcagccgccgccgccgtcgccgatggAGAACAACTCCAAGCCCCCCACCCCGTCATCGACGCCCACATCGCACCTCTCCACGGCGCCGTCCTCCGGCCTCCCCTCGGTccccccgccgcgcccgtcgccgtcctcctcctcggcaccCACCACCCCCGGCTCGCGCACCATCTACAGTGACCGCTTCATCCCCAGCCGCACTGGATCCAACCTCGCGCTCttcgacctcgccgccgccccctcgccctcctcctcccagcaGGCCGCCGCGTCCTCTTCTGGAtctgccgcgcccgccgcgtcgccctactgcacgctcctccgcgccgCGCTGTTCGGGCCCGACACCCCCGACCGGGTGACCTCGTCGGCCGCCGcgtgctcgtcctcctcgcctgCCGGGGCGTCGCCGGTCGGATCCCCGGGGAGCGGGAACATATTCAGGTTCAAGGCGGAGGTCCCCCGGAACGCCAAGCGGGCCCTCTTCGCCGGCGGGGACGACGAGGACCTTCTGTTCCCCGGCGTGTTCAAGGCGAAGGGCACTGGCCCAAGGAAGATCCCTAGGTCCCCTTATAAG GTGCTGGATGCGCCGGCATTGCAGGACGATTTCTACCTGAACCTCGTGGATTGGTCTTCGCATAATGTCCTCACCGTGGGATTAGGGAACTGCGTGTACTTGTGgaatgcatgcagcagcaag GTCACCAAGCTCTGCGATTTGGGGGTGGACGACACGGTCTGTTCGGTGGGTTGGGCGCAGCGCGGGACTCACCTAGCTGTAGGAACTAACCAAGGCAAAGTTCAG ATATGGGATGCATCACGATGCAAGAGAATCAGAACCATGGAAAGCCATCGCATGCGAGTGGGTGCTCTTGCCTGGAACTCTTCATTGCTTTCTTCTGGCAGTCGCGACAAGAACATCCTTCACCACGATATCCGTGCTCCGGATGACTACGTTAGCAAACTTACTGGGCATAAATCGGag GTCTGTGGGCTAAAGTGGTCTTATGATAACCGTCAGCTCGCTTCTGGTGGTAACGACAACAGA CTTTTTGTATGGAATCAACATTCAGTACAGCCAGTACTGAAGTATACGGAGCACACAGCAGCTGTCAAAGCCATTGCTTGGTCACCTCATCTCCATGGGCTTCTTGCATCTGGTGGAGGAACTGCAGATAGATGCATACGTTTTTGGAATACGACCACAAATACACACTTGAGTTTCATGGACACAGGAAGTCAG GTCTGTAACCTTGTGTGGTCAAAGAATGTTAATGAGCTTGTTAGCACCCATGGATACTCTCAGAATCAAATAATTGTTTGGCGATACCCAACAATGGCAAAG CTTGCTACATTGACAGGCCATACATACAGAGTATTATATTTAGCCATCTCCCCTGATGGACAG
- the LOC100840862 gene encoding SUMO-conjugating enzyme SCE1: protein MSGGIARGRLAEERKAWRKNHPHGFVAKPETLGDGTVNLMVWHCTIPGKQGTDWEGGYFPLTLNFSEDYPSKPPKCKFPQAFFHPNVYPSGTVCLSILNEDSGWRPAITVKQILVGIQDLLDQPNPADPAQTDGYHLFIQDPTEYKRRIRLQAKQYPPLV from the exons aTGTCCGGAGGAATCGCGCGCGGCCGCCTCGCCGAGGAGCGCAAGGCGTGGCGTAAGAACCACCCGCAC GGTTTCGTCGCCAAGCCGGAGACGCTGGGCGATGGGACGGTGAACCTCATGGTCTGGCACTGCACCATCCCCGGCAAGCAAGGG ACTGATTGGGAAGGTGGATATTTCCCTCTCACCCTTAATTTCAGTGAGGATTACCCTAGCAAACCTCCCAAGTGCAAGTTCCCACAGGCTTTTTTCCACCCGAATGTCTATCCTTCAGGGACGGTCTGTCTTTCCATACTCAACGAAGACAGT GGTTGGAGACCAGCCATTACTGTGAAGCAGATTCTTGTTGGAATCCAGGACTTGCTGGATCAGCCAAATCCTGCTGACCCTGCTCAAACAGATGGTTACCACCTCTTTATTCAG GATCCTACGGAATACAAGAGGCGTATCCGGCTGCAGGCCAAGCAGTATCCTCCGCTGGTCTGA